Proteins encoded within one genomic window of Glycine soja cultivar W05 chromosome 1, ASM419377v2, whole genome shotgun sequence:
- the LOC114417469 gene encoding uncharacterized protein LOC114417469 encodes MPDVQDDPMEAPTAVEDIPADTRAEPAEDAHEGFLGGTSDPSVLTQYADHVACSVWTGEERPELKLSSHGRKVHSLGRLVPAIEGLIADTGDRGLLSAFVERWHRETFSFHLLVGELTITLDDVSFLLHLPVIGDLHAFEPLHGDDAVQMLVDLLMVSPESARTETVQCRGPYVRLQWCWIYEHFPSVAESTADQDYDEASPLACRWIATKKTVKSIRTPSYRERLDRLRIPDVCWIPYGEHREANFPKWFPFANLFPKWGPFGTISGMVLFSTWAACILHAKRKFEWRLRGH; translated from the exons ATGCCGGATGTTCAGGATGACCCGATGGAGGCACCAACTGCTGTAGAGGACATTCCTGCGGACACACGCGCAGAGCCTGCTGAGGATGCGCATGAGGGATTTCTGGGTGGTACGAGCGACCCATCCGTCTTGACCCAGTATGCGGATCACGTTGCTTGCAGCGTATGGACGGGAGAG gaacGTCCTGAATTGAAGCTATCCTCTCATGGGAGGAAGGTCCACAGTTTAGGCAGGCTTGTCCCTGCCATTGAGGGACTTATTGCTG ACACTGGCGATCGGGGACTTTTGTCCGCGTTTGTGGAGCGGTGGCACCGGGAGACGTTTAGTTTCCATCTCCTGGTGGGAGAGCTCACCATCACATTGGACGAcgtctcctttcttcttcatcttcccgTTATTGGCGACTTACACGCATTTGAGCCCTTGCACGGGGACGATGCAGTTCAGATGCTGGTGGACTTGTTGATGGTCTCTCCAGAGTCTGCTAGGACTGAGACAGTCCAGTGTCGCGGACCGTACGTACGCCTGCAATGG TGCTGGATTTACGAGCACTTTCCCTCGGTCGCGGAGTCCACCGCTGATCAAGACTACGACGAGGCTTCTCCGCTTGCGTGCAGGTGGATTGCGACAAAGAAGACCGTGAAGAGCATTCGCACGCCGTCGTACAGGGAGCGCTTGGACCGACTCCGGATTCCGGATGTCTGTTGGATCCCTTATGGGGAGCATCGGGAGGCAAATTTCCCAAAATGGTTCCCTTTTGCAAACTTATTCCCCAAATGGGGTCCTTTTGGAACAATTTCCGGCATGGTGCTCTTTTCTACGTGGGCTGCATGCATTTTGCATGCAAAACGCAAGTTCGAATGGCGACTTCGCGGGCATTAG